From Pseudoalteromonas sp. R3, one genomic window encodes:
- the murB gene encoding UDP-N-acetylmuramate dehydrogenase, with protein sequence MQSLQSLHTFSLPASCSSLLRITDPAQLYDHDFSTPFYILGEGSNSVFLDDYAGTVIQMANRGVAIEEQASHYIVRAAAGESWHALVMHLLAQGIGGLENLVLIPGTLGAAPIQNIGAYGVELADVLYQVQGFDIASRTMQILDKSACELGYRDSVFKHALKDRFIITEVTLHLPKQWQPVLSYGPLKTLCHETVTPQAVAEQVMATRRSKLPDPQVLANAGSFFKNPVVDKAQADALASRYPDMPSYPVDAQHCKLAAGWLIERAGLKGYQQGGIRVYERQALVLVNEGHSRGEDLKAMISHIQHTILTKFDIVLEHEVRLIGPQGEITIQEAHYG encoded by the coding sequence GTGCAGTCATTGCAGTCATTACACACATTCTCGCTACCGGCGTCATGCAGCTCCTTGCTGCGTATAACGGATCCGGCGCAGCTTTACGACCACGATTTTAGTACGCCATTTTATATTTTAGGTGAGGGCAGTAACAGTGTTTTCCTGGACGATTATGCGGGCACAGTGATCCAAATGGCCAATCGTGGTGTGGCAATCGAAGAGCAAGCCAGTCACTACATTGTGCGTGCTGCAGCCGGTGAATCCTGGCATGCACTGGTGATGCATCTGCTGGCACAAGGGATTGGCGGGCTTGAGAACTTAGTCTTGATCCCGGGCACCTTGGGGGCGGCACCGATCCAGAATATCGGCGCTTATGGTGTGGAACTGGCCGATGTGTTGTATCAGGTGCAGGGCTTTGATATTGCCAGTCGAACCATGCAAATCCTGGATAAATCGGCCTGCGAGCTTGGCTATCGCGACTCTGTGTTTAAACATGCTCTGAAAGACCGCTTTATTATTACTGAAGTGACACTGCATTTACCCAAGCAGTGGCAACCTGTACTGAGCTATGGCCCGTTAAAAACACTCTGCCATGAGACGGTGACCCCTCAGGCGGTTGCTGAACAAGTCATGGCAACCCGGCGCAGTAAATTGCCTGACCCTCAGGTGCTGGCAAACGCCGGGAGCTTTTTTAAAAATCCGGTGGTCGACAAAGCGCAAGCCGATGCCTTAGCCAGTCGTTATCCCGATATGCCCAGTTACCCGGTCGATGCACAGCATTGCAAACTGGCCGCTGGCTGGCTCATTGAGCGCGCCGGGCTCAAAGGCTATCAACAGGGTGGGATCAGGGTGTATGAGCGTCAGGCCTTGGTGCTGGTCAATGAAGGCCACAGCAGAGGTGAGGACCTTAAAGCGATGATCAGTCATATTCAGCACACCATACTTACCAAGTTTGACATTGTGCTGGAGCATGAGGTCAGACTGATAGGCCCGCAGGGGGAAATTACAATACAGGAAGCGCACTATGGTTAA
- a CDS encoding M1 family metallopeptidase produces MKLSALTFGLALAGLSHTALSAQAVDEHTYANLNDVISTHLHLDLDVDFADKQLEGFVEHTLAWQNKQARTLVLDTRDLEIDKVMYQGSNGKWYPASFTLAKRDDVKGAKLTIRFKQQAKKARIYYNSLPQASGLQWLTPEQTASKSHPFMYSQSQAIHARSWIPVQDTPAMRVTYSARVNTPKDVRAVMSADNSGALIKDGDYWFDMPQAIPPYLIAIGAGNLEYKEMSHQTAIFAEPQILDASVAEFNDTQAMIDKTNAMYGEYAWGRYDLLMLPPSFPFGGMENPRLSFITPTVVAGDKSLVNLIAHELAHSWSGNLVTNATWEDLWLNEGFTSYVENRIMEEVFGRERAVMEQALDSARLRTVVEELPAPDTRLNLRLNGRDPDDAFSTVPYTKGQLFLIYLEEKFGRKVFDAFVKGYFDAYAFKSLTTAEFVQYIEKHLINKHPGIVSMDKVNEWIHQPGLPADAPNPTSDAFDKVDAATKAWLAGNSTLSAIPTASWTVHEWLHFINNLPRDLAQDKMAALDQAFGLTNSTNAELAFAWFMLAVGNGYDAIYPALDKHLTGIGRRKLIVRLYKSLVANGKRDWAYEVYQKARPGYHPLAQGTIDAIFAN; encoded by the coding sequence ATGAAACTTTCTGCCCTAACCTTTGGTCTTGCCTTAGCAGGCCTGTCACACACCGCCCTGAGTGCTCAGGCGGTGGACGAACACACCTATGCCAACCTCAACGACGTGATCAGCACACACCTTCACCTGGATCTGGATGTCGACTTTGCAGACAAACAGCTGGAAGGTTTTGTGGAACACACGCTGGCATGGCAAAACAAACAAGCCAGAACCCTGGTGCTGGATACCCGTGACCTTGAAATAGACAAGGTGATGTACCAGGGCAGCAACGGCAAATGGTATCCTGCCTCTTTCACCCTTGCTAAACGCGATGATGTGAAAGGCGCCAAACTGACTATCCGCTTTAAGCAACAAGCGAAAAAAGCCCGTATCTATTACAACAGCTTGCCACAGGCATCCGGTCTGCAATGGCTGACGCCAGAGCAAACCGCCAGTAAGTCACATCCTTTTATGTACAGCCAGTCTCAGGCTATCCATGCCCGCAGCTGGATCCCCGTCCAGGATACGCCTGCAATGCGTGTGACCTATTCAGCACGAGTCAACACACCTAAAGATGTGCGCGCTGTCATGAGTGCGGATAACAGCGGTGCGTTAATCAAAGACGGTGACTATTGGTTTGATATGCCGCAGGCCATCCCGCCATATCTTATCGCCATCGGTGCCGGTAACCTCGAATATAAAGAGATGTCGCACCAAACCGCCATCTTTGCCGAGCCACAGATATTAGATGCCTCTGTTGCAGAGTTTAATGACACCCAGGCGATGATAGATAAAACCAACGCCATGTACGGCGAATATGCCTGGGGACGCTACGACTTACTGATGCTGCCGCCGAGCTTCCCGTTTGGTGGCATGGAAAACCCACGCTTATCCTTTATTACACCTACCGTTGTTGCGGGTGACAAAAGCCTGGTTAACCTGATCGCCCACGAGCTGGCGCATTCCTGGTCGGGCAACTTGGTCACCAATGCCACCTGGGAAGACCTGTGGCTGAACGAAGGTTTTACCTCTTATGTTGAAAACCGCATTATGGAAGAGGTGTTTGGTCGTGAGCGCGCAGTCATGGAGCAAGCATTGGATTCCGCCAGACTACGCACCGTCGTTGAGGAGTTGCCCGCACCAGATACGCGCCTGAACCTGCGCCTCAATGGTCGCGATCCGGACGATGCATTCAGCACAGTTCCTTACACTAAAGGTCAGCTGTTCCTGATATACCTGGAAGAAAAATTTGGCCGTAAAGTGTTTGATGCTTTTGTGAAAGGCTACTTTGACGCCTACGCGTTTAAATCGCTGACCACCGCCGAGTTTGTTCAATATATAGAAAAACACCTCATCAACAAACATCCTGGCATTGTCAGCATGGATAAGGTCAATGAGTGGATCCACCAACCGGGATTACCGGCTGATGCGCCTAATCCTACGTCAGATGCATTTGATAAAGTCGATGCCGCGACAAAGGCCTGGTTAGCTGGCAACAGCACGCTTAGTGCCATTCCCACCGCCAGCTGGACGGTGCACGAGTGGCTGCATTTTATCAATAACCTGCCGCGCGACCTGGCACAGGACAAAATGGCAGCCCTGGACCAGGCGTTTGGTCTGACCAACTCAACCAATGCCGAGCTGGCCTTCGCCTGGTTTATGCTGGCAGTTGGCAATGGCTATGACGCTATTTACCCTGCGCTTGATAAGCACCTGACCGGGATTGGCCGTCGTAAGCTCATTGTCCGCTTGTACAAGTCACTGGTTGCCAACGGCAAACGCGACTGGGCCTATGAAGTCTATCAAAAAGCACGCCCGGGCTATCACCCGTTAGCACAAGGCACCATAGATGCCATCTTTGCTAACTAA
- a CDS encoding DUF2057 domain-containing protein, translating into MKKIRIFYFLCVSLLCGHVMAAQLHFPEELLPLQVGQQEIEHSFFNKVRDLSLAAGRHQLRVKYTDLYEVGYDDHEVIESKPFWVIVEVTEQGDYHVEFERADTLKAAKQFARQPQLWLKAPDGIRTPVKTLTQQLRIRTVPQAAEKLKTPVLKPGYEDSLPVEPPVAPQASKPALSDALPAAPQAGKPDAAAMLEFWWQQASPAQRAAFLEKVQPQ; encoded by the coding sequence ATGAAGAAAATACGCATTTTTTACTTTCTGTGCGTCAGCCTGTTGTGTGGGCATGTTATGGCGGCGCAGTTGCATTTTCCGGAAGAACTCTTGCCGCTACAGGTGGGGCAGCAAGAAATAGAGCATTCATTTTTTAACAAAGTGCGAGATCTGTCGCTGGCAGCAGGCAGACACCAGCTGCGTGTTAAATATACGGATCTATACGAGGTCGGGTATGACGATCATGAAGTGATAGAGTCAAAACCGTTCTGGGTTATCGTTGAGGTGACTGAACAGGGGGATTATCACGTTGAGTTTGAACGGGCCGATACACTTAAAGCTGCTAAGCAGTTTGCCAGGCAACCACAGCTGTGGCTGAAGGCGCCAGACGGGATACGCACACCAGTCAAGACGCTGACTCAACAACTGCGGATCCGCACTGTACCGCAGGCGGCTGAAAAGCTGAAAACGCCTGTGTTGAAGCCAGGCTATGAAGACTCTTTACCTGTCGAGCCGCCTGTGGCGCCTCAAGCTAGTAAACCTGCTTTGTCTGACGCTTTGCCTGCAGCACCTCAGGCTGGCAAACCTGACGCAGCGGCGATGCTGGAGTTCTGGTGGCAACAGGCGAGTCCGGCTCAGCGCGCAGCGTTTTTAGAAAAAGTACAGCCTCAATGA